The Flavobacterium sp. 102 genomic interval CAAAACATAGATGATTTAAGCCAATACCAAGATGCCGACATTATCTTAGCTGCGGATGGTATTGCAAGCGGCATCAGAACACAATACGAATCCGAATTTGGCACCAAAATCACTTTAAAGAAAAACCGCTTTGTATGGCTAGGTTCAACCAAACCGTTAGACGCTTTTACCTATTTTTTCAGAACTACGCCGCACGGAATCATAGTCGCACATTCCTACCAATACGAAGAAGGCATGAGCACTTGGATCTTTGAATGCAGCGACGAAACTTGGCAAAAACACGGATTCGAAGTGACCAATGAAGCAGATACGATGGCCAAAATTTCCGAAATATTCAAAGTCGAACTCGATGGACATCCATTGATTTCAAACAAATCACACTGGCGTCAATTTCCGCATGTGACCAATGAAAAATGGTTTCACAACAATATTGTTTTATTAGGAGATGCCAAAGCCACAGCGCACTACTCTATCGGCTCGGGAACCAAATTGGCAATGGATTCCGCCATAGGTTTATCCGATGCCGTAATTGCAAATCCAAACAATGTGCAAGCCGCTTTCGAACAATACGAAAAAACCAGAAGAAACACCGTTGAAATGATTCAACACGCCGCGCTAGTGTCACTCGATTGGTTTGAAAATATGGATAGAAATAACCAACATCCATTTTATCAATTCGCTTTCGGCTGTATGACACGCGCCAAAAAAGTAACGTTTGAAAACCTAAGACTTCGCGATAAATCTTTTACGGATAAAGTTTTAGCCGAATTCAATACAAATAACAACTGTCACACTGAGCCTGTCGAAGTGCCTAAGATAGCACCTGCCGCTTTCTCTAAATTCAAACTCCGTGATGTAGAACTCCAAAACCGAATCGTCATGTCACCAATGGGACAATACTCAGCCATCGATGGTAAGGTTTCCGATTGGCATTTAGTCCATTACGGAAGTCGAGCTACCGGCGGTGTCGGACTAATTATCACCGAAATGACAGCCATTTCAGAAACAGGCCGAATCACTTTAGGTTGCGCCGGCATTTATACTCAAGAACAACTTCTTGACTGGAAAAAAATAACCGATTTCATCCATCAAAATACCCAAACTAAAATCGGAATTCAATTGGGACATTCTGGCCGAAAAGGCGCTACCAAAAAACCTTGGGAAGGACAAAACGAACCGATTGAAACACCTTGGGATTTGATTTCGGCTTCGCCAATAGCGTTCAATGACAAACTTCCGATTCCAAGAGAAATGACTTCCGAAGATATGGATGTAATAGTTTCCGAATTTGTCCGAGCCACCAAAAATGCGGACCAAGCCGGATTTGATTTAATCGATTTACAAGCGCATCACGGATTCTTATTGGCCTCTTTCCTATCGCCTTTAACCAATATCAGAACAGACGAATTTGGCGGAAGCATCGAAAACCGATTAAAATTCCCATTAAGAGTTTTCAACGAAATGCGAAACACTTTTCCATCACACAAACCCATGTCAGTGAGAATTTCCGCTTCCGATTGGGCAAAAAACGGAATTTCAGAAGAAGAAGTTATTACCATAGCAACTGTCTTCAAAAATGCAGGAGCCGATATTGTCAACGTTTCAACCGGAAATACGGTCGCCAATCAAAAACCACAAGTTGGTAGAATGTGGCAAACCCCTTTTGCGGATGCCGTTCGAAATACGGTTCACATCCCAACCATAACCACCGGTTTTATTCAAGACATTGATCAAATCAACACCATTATTTTAAACGGCAAAGCTGATTTGGTGGCGTTGGGCCGACCTTTATTAGCCGATGCCAATTTCGTTCGCAACGCACAAGCCTACGAGCAATTTGAAGCCACAGACATTCCAAACCAATACAAAGCCGGAAGTTCGCATCTTTATCCGCTAAAAGCGACAGAAAGAAAGCAAACAGAAGGCATGAAAATCGCCTTGAAACCAAAAAGCAATAAAAAAGAATAAAACCTTAGAACCTTAGCGCCTCAGCGCCTTAGAACCTAAAAATGAAACATTACCAAGACAATTTCGCTCACGATCATTTACCAAGTCCCGACTTGCAACCCGACTATGTTTTCCTCGACTTACCACAGTTTAACCGACCGGAAATGCTCAATTGTGTGGACGTTCTTTTGGACAACCACATC includes:
- a CDS encoding bifunctional salicylyl-CoA 5-hydroxylase/oxidoreductase (catalyzes the conversion of salicylyl-CoA to gentisyl-CoA), which translates into the protein MKIAVIGGGPGGLYFSILTKKAMPDCQIDVYERNKPDDSFGFGVVFSDETLGEFLKRDMQSYELIRSKFAYWDDIIVARDGQEVSIAGNGFCGCSRKTLLKLLHQRCREEGINLHFEQNIDDLSQYQDADIILAADGIASGIRTQYESEFGTKITLKKNRFVWLGSTKPLDAFTYFFRTTPHGIIVAHSYQYEEGMSTWIFECSDETWQKHGFEVTNEADTMAKISEIFKVELDGHPLISNKSHWRQFPHVTNEKWFHNNIVLLGDAKATAHYSIGSGTKLAMDSAIGLSDAVIANPNNVQAAFEQYEKTRRNTVEMIQHAALVSLDWFENMDRNNQHPFYQFAFGCMTRAKKVTFENLRLRDKSFTDKVLAEFNTNNNCHTEPVEVPKIAPAAFSKFKLRDVELQNRIVMSPMGQYSAIDGKVSDWHLVHYGSRATGGVGLIITEMTAISETGRITLGCAGIYTQEQLLDWKKITDFIHQNTQTKIGIQLGHSGRKGATKKPWEGQNEPIETPWDLISASPIAFNDKLPIPREMTSEDMDVIVSEFVRATKNADQAGFDLIDLQAHHGFLLASFLSPLTNIRTDEFGGSIENRLKFPLRVFNEMRNTFPSHKPMSVRISASDWAKNGISEEEVITIATVFKNAGADIVNVSTGNTVANQKPQVGRMWQTPFADAVRNTVHIPTITTGFIQDIDQINTIILNGKADLVALGRPLLADANFVRNAQAYEQFEATDIPNQYKAGSSHLYPLKATERKQTEGMKIALKPKSNKKE